The Rhizobium sp. WSM4643 genome includes the window CATGTCGTAATGGGCTAGGAACGTCACCGGCCTCAGCGGATTGATCTGCGCCCTCAGCACGCGCTTGACGATTTTCTTCGGCGGGTTGCCGGCGACGAAAGCCCGGAAGGGCGTTGCGCCATAAGTCAGGACGGCTGCGAGCTTGCGGATGTGGCGTAGCCGCGATTCCACCTTGCCGTCGACCAGCTCGAAGGAAACGCCCGGCAGCCAGACGCGGTCGAAATATCCCTTCAGGATTGCCGGAAAGCCGAAGTTCCAGATCGGGGTGCAGATCACCAGCCCCTCGGCCGCCTTCAACCTTTCGACATGCGATTCCACTAGCTTCAGATTTTCCGGATAGTCGTGATAGACGAGCCGGTCGTGGCGCGAGAGCACCGGATCGAACCGCTCTTCATAGAGGTCGCAGCCATCCACAACATGCCCGGCCTTCTCAAGGCTCTCGACGGTTTGCCGGTAAAGCGCCTTGCCGTAACTTTCCTCGACCGGGTGAGAGTGGAGGACGAGAACCCTCATGAGGCCTCCATCAGGGCCGCCAGGCCGGGGAAGAGATAGTTCTTGCCGGCGTTGAAATCGAAATCGGGATTATCCCATGCGATCATCTTGCCGGGATTGAGCAGGCCCTTCGGATCGGTTTCCTGCTTGAAGGCGAGCTGCACCGCGTCGGTGCGCTTCATGCCGCCTTCTTCCAGCGTATAGCGGTGCGGGTTGAAAATCGGGCATCCATTGTCCTGGTGGATCTTGATGATCTCCTCCAGCCGCTCCTCGGTGGTATAGCGCACCAGCGGCAGCCCGGAGCACTGGATCTGTCCGTCGAATTTGATGAATTCGAGATGACCCGGAACTTCGTCACCGAAGATTTCGACCATCTTCCGAACCTTGGCGACATGATCCGGCCCCGGATATTGCACTTGCAGATAGGTGAAGCTCGGGTCGACCTTCAGCGCACGCAATGTCGTGTGGTTCCAGGCAAGCTCATAGGCATGCGGGATCCCGCGCATGCTTTCCACCTTGTCGGAGCGGAACATGATCTCGCCCTTCTGCGCCGCTGTGAAGGCAAGAAAAGCATCCATGGAGTGCGGCGCGATCATCAGCACGGCGATCGACTGGCCCTGACGGATGTAGGGCTTGTGGCGGGTGAAATAGTCGTAAGGAATGGGAGCGGCAATCGGTGCGATCTCCTTGACGAGGATCCCGTTGCATTTCGCCAGTGCGTCTGAGAAGCGCACCGCTTCCATGAAGTCGTCGTAACCGACGAGCACATCGACCCAGTCATAGGCAGGTGCAAGCGGCATCTCGATCTCGGTGATGATGCCGTTGGTGCCGTAGGCGTGGCTCACCTTCTGGAGATCCCAGCCGGTGAGATCGAGGACACGCGGTTCGGCTTCCATGGTGACGACGCGCAGGCGCAGGATGTTGCCGAGGTCGCGCAAGCCGCCCCAGGTGATCGAGCCGACGCCGCCGGAACCGCCGGCGATGAAGCCGCCGACCGTCGCCGTCTGCGCGGTGGAGGGGTGGAAACGCAGCTCCTGGCCGGAATGGGTCTTGGTCTGCTTGTCGAGCTGCGCAAGCACGATGCCCGGTTCGCAGATGACGCGGCCGGGATTGATCTCCTTGATCTTGTCCATGGCTGCAAGGTTCAGCACGATGCCGCCGGAAAGCGGCATGGCCTGGCCGTAATTGCCGGTGCCGGCACCGCGCGGCGTCACCGGCACGCCATGGGCATAGGCGACCTTCAGCGTCCGGATGACCTCTTCCTCGGTCTTCGGCGTGACGACGAGATCGGCCGTCACATTGTCGAGCTGAGCTTTGAGTACAGGCGAATACCAATAGAAATCCCGGCTCTTCTGGCGAACCAGCGCCGGATTGTCCTCAACGGCGATGCCTTCGAGTTCCTTTTTGATCTTCTGATAATCGGCCATGTCAGGCTCCAACGACGTTATCGAGTTCACGGTAATCCGGCAGGCTGCGGTCGATCACCTTGCCGCGGCGAAGCACGACGCGGTCAGACTGCGGACGGGACAGGAATTCACTCCAGCGCCGCGCGCTGAACAGCACGAGATCGGCCGGATCGCCGGCGGCGATGCGGCCCTTGTCCGGCCGTCCGACGATGGCGGCGGGCGAGGTGGTGACGACACGGGCGGCGGTATCGAGCGGGTGGTCGAGATGCAGAATCCGCACGGCCTCGCGGAAGACCTCCACCGGATCGAGATCGCCATAGGCATAGAACGGGTCGCGGGTATTGTCGGATGCGACCGCGGTCGCGACACCGGCGGCGGCCAGTTCCTTGAACAGCGTGACGCCGCGCCAGCGCGGGGTGCGGCTGGAAGAGCGATCCTGCAGATACATGTTGCACATCGGCAGTGAAATGACCGCGATGCCTGCCTTGGCGACCAACTCGACGGTGCGCGCGGCGGTGTCTTCGTCCTGGCGGGCGAGCGAGCAGCAATGACCGGCGGTCACCTTGCCCTCGAACCCGTTGCGCAGCACGGCCTCGGCGATTGCCTTCAGTGTTTCCACGCCGCGATCATCCGTCTCGTCGACATGCAGATCGACATTCAGGCCCTGCTCTGCGGCAGTCCTGAAGAGCGTGTCGAGCTGCCAGACAAGCTCCGGCCCCATCCGGGTGACGCCGCCAAGCAGGCCGCCGTTCTGTCGGATTGTTGTGACGAGATCGGCAAAGAAGGCGCTGTCTGCCATGGCATCCAGCGGGAAGAGGGCGACCGCCTGCAGCGCGATCCTGTCCTTCCAGACATCCCGGATTTCGGCAAAAACCTCGAAGGAGATGCGATGCTGGGGCGCAAGCGAATCCAGGTGCGTACGGATCAGGCTGGTGCCATGGGCATAGGCGGAGCGGAGCGAGAATTCCATGCGCCGTTTGACGTCCGCGGCTGACCAGTTGGCCTCTCGATCGGCCCTGACGGCATCGAGCGCGCCCATGAAGCTGCCGTCGGGATTGGCCTGGCGCGGCCAGATATGGCCTTTGTCGAGATGGGTATGGACATCGGCAAAGCACGGCCAGACCATACCGTCCTTAAGATCGGTCCTGGCGTAATCGGCGGGTGCGGCGCCGGCCGGCCGGATGGCGGCAATCGTGCCGTCGCTGATGACGATATCGACCGTGGCCAGACCTTCCGTGACCGGCACGTCGACATGCTCGACGGTGACGGCGGGCACCGTCGCATTGCTCAGCACGAAGCGGGCCGCATTCGGCGGGGATATGAAGGAATAGGTCATCAGTTTTCCCGTTTGATGCTGCTTTCATGCCAGCGATGAAGGCTCAGCCAGGCGATGAAGGTGGTGAGGCCGAAGATCGCCACCCCAAGCATGGAGAGCATCAACAGTGCCGCAAAGAGCCGTGGTATGTTCATCCGGTACTGCGCTTCCAGCAGACGGAAGGCGAGACCGGAGCCGGCACCGGCAGAGCCCGCGGCAAATTCGGCGACGACGGCGGCGATCAGCGCCAGGCCGCCGCCGATGCGAAGACCGGTCATGAAATAGGGTTGGGCGGCAGGCAGTTTGAGAAAGAGCAGCGTCTGCCAGCGTGAGGCGCCGTAGAGCTCAAAGAGGTTGATCAGATTGTGGTCGACGCTCTTCAGGCCCTGGACCATGTTCGACAGGATCGGGAAAAAGGCGACGAGGAAGGCGCAGATCAGCAGCGCAACCTGCGTGGAGGGCGCGTAGATCAGGATCAGCGGCGAGATGGCGACGATTGGCGTTACCTGCAGGATGACGGCAAGGGGATAGAAGGCAAGCTCGACCCAGCGCGACTGCACGAGAAAGATCGCAAAGCCGACGCCGCCGGCAAGCGCCAGCATCAGTGAGATGAAGGTGATCTTGGTGGTGACCCAGAGGGCAGGGGCAAGCGTAGCCCAATCCGTCACGAAGGCGTTTGCCACAGCGGCCGGTCCTGGCAGGATATAAGGCGGCACGCCCGACAATTTCACATAGGCGTACCAGACGAGGATCATCAGGGCGATGACGAGGAAGGGGATGGCGATGCGCAGCGCAAGATCGCGGCGCCTTGCGCTTGCGGTACCCTTAACGAGCAGCGGCGATGTGTCTGTTTCGTCGCTCATCAATGATCCCCTGCCGAATTGATCGCCCCGATCAGCGAATGCGACACCGTTTCGCAGGCCTTGCGGTATTCCTCCGAGGTGCGGTAGTGGGCGTCGCGTTCGAGGCTGGTGATCAGCGGGACGTCGGCATGCACGCGCCCGGGCCTTGCCTTCATCACGACGATGCGGTTCGAGAGATAGGCGGACTCGAAGACCGAATGCGTCACGAAAATCACCGTAATGCCGGTCGCTTTCCATAGCCGCAGCACGTCGTCGTTGAGCTTCTGGCGGGTGATCTCATCGAGCGCGGCGAAAGGCTCATCCATCAGCAGCAGCTTCGGCTTCGTCACCAGCGCACGGGCGATCGAGACGCGCATCTTCATGCCGCCGGAAAGTTCGCGCGGATAGCCCTTGGCAAAATCCTGAAGGCCGACGGTGGTCAGCACTTCCATGATTTGATCATGCGCGGCTGCCTTCGAAACGCCCCTCAACCTCAGCGGCAGATGGACATTGTCGAACACGTTCTTCCAGGGCATCAACGTCGGCTCCTGGAAGACAAAGCCGATATCGCCCTCCGGCAGACCTCTGGAATTGATGCGAGAACTCGGCCAGTCGATCGTTCCCGAGGTGACATCGCCGAGACCGGCTATGATGCGCAGCGCCGTCGACTTGCCGCATCCGGAAGGGCCGAGCAGGCTGACGAACTCGCCGCTTTCGACCGTGAGCGACATGTTCGAAAGCGCGGCAGTGCCGCTGGAAAAGACCTTCGAGACCGACTGCATGACAACAAGCGGCCGCTTGCGCGTCTCTTTCGGGGATACCGCCTGGGCGTTTGCTGAGAGCATTGCTGTCTCGTTCATGCGGGAGGATACGGCCCGCCACATCCTCGATGGCGGACCAGGAGAGCCGTCAGTCGGCCTACTTCTTCAGTGCCACGCCGGTGCTCTTGCAGACGAACTTCGTCGTAAAGGCTTTGGTGTAGTC containing:
- a CDS encoding NAD(P)H-dependent oxidoreductase, which gives rise to MRVLVLHSHPVEESYGKALYRQTVESLEKAGHVVDGCDLYEERFDPVLSRHDRLVYHDYPENLKLVESHVERLKAAEGLVICTPIWNFGFPAILKGYFDRVWLPGVSFELVDGKVESRLRHIRKLAAVLTYGATPFRAFVAGNPPKKIVKRVLRAQINPLRPVTFLAHYDMNNCTPETRAKFLDRVGDAMKRF
- a CDS encoding FAD-binding oxidoreductase, with translation MADYQKIKKELEGIAVEDNPALVRQKSRDFYWYSPVLKAQLDNVTADLVVTPKTEEEVIRTLKVAYAHGVPVTPRGAGTGNYGQAMPLSGGIVLNLAAMDKIKEINPGRVICEPGIVLAQLDKQTKTHSGQELRFHPSTAQTATVGGFIAGGSGGVGSITWGGLRDLGNILRLRVVTMEAEPRVLDLTGWDLQKVSHAYGTNGIITEIEMPLAPAYDWVDVLVGYDDFMEAVRFSDALAKCNGILVKEIAPIAAPIPYDYFTRHKPYIRQGQSIAVLMIAPHSMDAFLAFTAAQKGEIMFRSDKVESMRGIPHAYELAWNHTTLRALKVDPSFTYLQVQYPGPDHVAKVRKMVEIFGDEVPGHLEFIKFDGQIQCSGLPLVRYTTEERLEEIIKIHQDNGCPIFNPHRYTLEEGGMKRTDAVQLAFKQETDPKGLLNPGKMIAWDNPDFDFNAGKNYLFPGLAALMEAS
- a CDS encoding cytosine deaminase; the protein is MTYSFISPPNAARFVLSNATVPAVTVEHVDVPVTEGLATVDIVISDGTIAAIRPAGAAPADYARTDLKDGMVWPCFADVHTHLDKGHIWPRQANPDGSFMGALDAVRADREANWSAADVKRRMEFSLRSAYAHGTSLIRTHLDSLAPQHRISFEVFAEIRDVWKDRIALQAVALFPLDAMADSAFFADLVTTIRQNGGLLGGVTRMGPELVWQLDTLFRTAAEQGLNVDLHVDETDDRGVETLKAIAEAVLRNGFEGKVTAGHCCSLARQDEDTAARTVELVAKAGIAVISLPMCNMYLQDRSSSRTPRWRGVTLFKELAAAGVATAVASDNTRDPFYAYGDLDPVEVFREAVRILHLDHPLDTAARVVTTSPAAIVGRPDKGRIAAGDPADLVLFSARRWSEFLSRPQSDRVVLRRGKVIDRSLPDYRELDNVVGA
- a CDS encoding ABC transporter permease, whose product is MSDETDTSPLLVKGTASARRRDLALRIAIPFLVIALMILVWYAYVKLSGVPPYILPGPAAVANAFVTDWATLAPALWVTTKITFISLMLALAGGVGFAIFLVQSRWVELAFYPLAVILQVTPIVAISPLILIYAPSTQVALLICAFLVAFFPILSNMVQGLKSVDHNLINLFELYGASRWQTLLFLKLPAAQPYFMTGLRIGGGLALIAAVVAEFAAGSAGAGSGLAFRLLEAQYRMNIPRLFAALLMLSMLGVAIFGLTTFIAWLSLHRWHESSIKREN
- a CDS encoding ABC transporter ATP-binding protein, with translation MLSANAQAVSPKETRKRPLVVMQSVSKVFSSGTAALSNMSLTVESGEFVSLLGPSGCGKSTALRIIAGLGDVTSGTIDWPSSRINSRGLPEGDIGFVFQEPTLMPWKNVFDNVHLPLRLRGVSKAAAHDQIMEVLTTVGLQDFAKGYPRELSGGMKMRVSIARALVTKPKLLLMDEPFAALDEITRQKLNDDVLRLWKATGITVIFVTHSVFESAYLSNRIVVMKARPGRVHADVPLITSLERDAHYRTSEEYRKACETVSHSLIGAINSAGDH